The following coding sequences lie in one Cannabis sativa cultivar Pink pepper isolate KNU-18-1 chromosome 5, ASM2916894v1, whole genome shotgun sequence genomic window:
- the LOC115716087 gene encoding protein phosphatase 2C 51, with translation MKEITEKSSDSIQRNYRRRKLRTTPPMRTLSSEKTDYESDDCRNSKRLMHRKRSGSFKFTDAIVPSGESSRSEESPPNICKTEKLDGDDEEMNIFPYVSNGWISVIGRRRVMEDAVAVAEILDSSYHFFGVYDGHGGSDVANACRDQLHRRVEAGIGGCDGGIVDWNEVMRYCFMKMDEEVGGGSGCGGEIIHDVGKAMSVNTVGSTAMAVVVGKEAIVVANCGDSRTVLCRDTIVVPLSRDHKPDLPDERQRVEAAGGRIINWNGYRVLGVLDTSRSIGDHYLKPFVISEPEVCIYERSESDSFLIIASDGLWDVMTNEFACEIVRSCFDGNFTTMFPDKTNFVPQTITTTPTTAASASEAAALLAELAMARGSKDNITVIVVDLNKPSISNN, from the exons ATGAAGGAAATCACTGAGAAAAGCTCCGATTCGATTCAGAGAAATTATCGCCGGAGAAAATTGAGGACGACGCCGCCGATGAGAACCTTAAGTTCGGAAAAAACCGATTACGAATCCGATGATTGTCGTAATAGTAAAAGATTAATGCATCGAAAGAGATCGGGATCTTTTAAATTCACAGACGCCATCGTTCCCAGCGGCGAATCGAGTCGATCGGAAGAATCACCGCCGAACATTTGCAAGACGGAGAAACTCGATGGTGATGATGAGGAAATGAATATTTTCCCTTACGTATCGAACGGTTGGATTTCTGTGATAGGAAGGCGGCGCGTGATGGAAGACGCGGTAGCGGTGGCTGAGATATTAGATTCGTCTTATCATTTCTTCGGTGTTTACGACGGTCACGGGGGATCTGACGTGGCGAATGCTTGTCGAGATCAGTTACATCGTAGGGTTGAGGCTGGGATTGGGGGTTGCGATGGTGGAATTGTGGATTGGAATGAGGTTATGAGGTATTGTTTCATGAAAATGGATGAGGAGGTTGGAGGGGGAAGCGGTTGCGGCGGTGAGATTATTCATGATGTGGGTAAAGCTATGTCGGTTAATACGGTGGGTTCGACTGCGATGGCGGTGGTTGTGGGTAAAGAGGCTATTGTTGTGGCTAATTGTGGTGATTCTAGAACTGTCCTCTGTCGTGATACTATTGTTGTGCCTCTTTCACGTGACCACAAG CCTGATTTGCCGGACGAGAGGCAGAGAGTTGAGGCTGCCGGAGGGAGAATCATCAACTGGAATGGCTACCGTGTCCTCGGAGTACTCGACACTTCAAGATCAAttg GGGACCATTATTTGAAGCCATTTGTGATATCAGAACCTGAGGTGTGTATATACGAAAGGAGTGAATCAGATTCATTCCTAATAATAGCAAGTGATGGTTTATGGGATGTAATGACAAACGAGTTTGCTTGTGAAATTGTTCGAAGTTGTTTCGATGGTAATTTCACAACAATGTTTCCCGACAAAACTAATTTTGTCCCCCAAACTATTACCACTACTCCGACCACAGCTGCCTCTGCTTCAGAGGCAGCTGCTTTGTTGGCCGAGCTCGCCATGGCTCGTGGTAGCAAAGATAATATCACTGTCATAGTCGTCGATCTCAACAAACCATCAAtatctaataattaa
- the LOC115716089 gene encoding frataxin, mitochondrial, which produces MASKLLPLRRLWRLSRLPSSPSSSSYYCSSSHLLDCPIPLPVYGNSLKPCYSFTSRCLCSRPTNADGSSQGPAPIDYRSVLQEDEFHRLADSTIHDLQEKLEEYGDGVQVEGFDIDYGNDVLTLKLGDLGTYVLNKQTPNRQIWLSSPISGPSRFDWDHDAHAWVYRRNKANLVDVLERELEQLCGETISLS; this is translated from the exons ATGGCTTCAAAGCTGCTTCCATTGAGAAGGTTATGGCGGCTATCAAGGCTTCCTTCTTCTCCATCATCTTCGAGTTACTACTGTTCAAGTTCCCATCTTCTGGATTGTCCAATTCCTCTCCCTGTCTATGGCAACTCTCTCAAACCGTGTTATTCCTTCACTTCGAGATGCTTGTGCTCTCGACCTACGAATGCGGATGGTAGTTCTCAAGGCCCTGCCCCCATTGACTATCG TTCTGTGCTGCAAGAGGATGAGTTTCACAGACTAGCTGATTCCACAATACATGATCTTCAAGAAAAGCTCGAG GAATATGGGGATGGTGTTCAAGTTGAGGGCTTTGACATAGACTATGGG AATGATGTGTTAACCTTGAAGCTTGGTGATTTGGGAACGTATGTGTTGAACAAACAAACTCCTAATAGACAAATTTGGTTGTCCTCACCAATAAG TGGTCCTTCCAGATTCGACTGGGATCACGATGCTCATGCTTGGGTTTATAGGCGGAACAAAGCAAATTTAGTGGATGTTTTGGAGCGTGAGCTGGAACAACTGTGTGGCGAAACCATAAGCCTTTCTTAA
- the LOC115715699 gene encoding long chain acyl-CoA synthetase 4, with translation MAQKKFIFEVEKAKEAKDGRPSMGPVYRSMYAKDGFPPPIDGLDCCWDVFRLSVERNPGNKMLGRREVVDGKAGKYVWQTYKEVYDCVIKLGNAMRSCGFGEGDKCGIYGANCSEWIMSMQACNAHGLYCVPLYDTLGANAIEFVIKHAEVTIAFAEEKKLPELLKTLPNTTDYLKTLVSFGKVTPEQRESVEKFGLKIYSWEEFLQLGDCKDFDLPVKKKTDICTIMYTSGTTGDPKGVLISNESIISLLAGVRRLLESVNEKLTEKDVFLSYLPLAHIFDRVIEELFILHGASIGFWRGDVKLLLEDIGELKPTIFCAVPRVLDRVYAGLTQKISAGGFLKKTLFNFAYSRKYNNMRKGLKHGDAAPLCDKIVFSKVKQGLGGNVRLILSGAAPLAPHVEAYLRVVTCAHVLQGYGLTETCAGTFVSIPNELPMLGTVGPPVPNVDVCLESVPEMGYDALAEVPRGEVCVKGSTLFSGYYKREDLTKEVMIDGWFHTGDVGEWQADGSLKIIDRKKNIFKLSQGEYVAVENLENIYGLVSDIDSIWVYGNSFESFLVAVINPNQQALERWAGENNISGDFKSICENPRAKEYILGELNKIGKEKKLKGFEFIRAVHLDPEAFDIERDLITPTYKKKRPQLLKYYQSVIDNMYKEGNKPRT, from the exons ATGGCGCAGAAGAAGTTTATTTTTGAGGTTGAAAAGGCTAAGGAAGCTAAGGATGGAAGGCCTTCCATGGGACCTGTTTATCGAAGTATGTACGCCAAGGATGGCTTTCCTCCTCCGATTGATGGATTGGATTGTTGTTGGGATGTGTTTAG GCTTTCTGTGGAGAGAAATCCTGGAAACAAAATGCTTGGTCGCCGGGAGGTTGTGGATGGGaag GCTGGAAAGTATGTTTGGCAAACTTATAAGGAGGTTTATGATTGTGTGATAAAACTTGGAAATGCCATGCGCAGTTGTGGTTTCGGAGAA GGAGACAAATGTGGTATCTATGGTGCCAATTGTTCTGAATGGATTATGAGCATGCAG GCTTGCAATGCTCATGGACTCTATTGTGTTCCGTTGTATGACACCTTAG GTGCTAATGCAATTGAGTTTGTCATAAAACATGCCGAGGTTACAATTGCTTTTGCAGAAGAGAAAAAGCTTCCTGAG CTGTTGAAAACACTTCCTAACACCACAGACTATTTAAAAA CACTTGTGAGCTTTGGGAAGGTCACACCGGAACAAAGGGAATCTGTTGAAAAGTTTGGATTGAAGATCTATTCCTGGGAAGAGTTCTTGCAATTG GGTGATTGTAAAGATTTCGATCTTCCAGTGAAAAAGAAAACTGATATATGCACTATAATGTATACTAGTGGAACTACTGGTGACCCAAAAGGAGTACTGATATCCAATGAGAGCATCATTTCTCTTTTGGCTGGGGTGAGGCGATTGCTTGAGAGTGTAAATGAAAAG ttGACCGAGAAAGATGTATTTCTTTCATATCTTCCCCTTGCACATATCTTCGATCGGGTGATTGAGGAGTTATTTATTTTGCATGGTGCCTCAATCGGGTTCTGGCGTGGC GATGTCAAATTATTACTTGAAGACATTGGGGAGCTAAAACCAACTATTTTCTGTGCCGTTCCCCGTGTGCTGGATAGAGTCTATGCTG GTTTGACGCAGAAGATTTCTGCTGGGGGATTCTTAAAGAAGACTCTCTTCAATTTCGCATACTCACG CAAGTATAATAACATGCGAAAGGGGCTTAAACACGGGGACGCAGCTCCATTATGTGACAAAATTGTATTTAGTAAG GTGAAGCAAGGTTTGGGAGGTAATGTGCGGCTTATTCTGTCTGGAGCTGCGCCTCTAGCTCCTCATGTTGAAGCTTACTTACGAGTTGTGACATGTGCTCATGTTTTGCAAGGATATG GGCTAACTGAAACTTGTGCGGGGACATTTGTCTCGATACCAAATGAACTACCAATGCTCGGTACAGTTGGTCCTCCAGTACCCAATGTTGATGTATGTCTGGAATCAGTTCCGGAAATGGGATATGATGCCCTTGCAGAAGTACCGCGTGGAGAAGTATGTGTGAAGGGAAGCACCTTATTCTCTGGGTACTACAAACGTGAAGACTTAACCAAGGAGGTCATGATTGATGGGTGGTTCCATACAG GTGATGTTGGTGAGTGGCAAGCAGATGGAAGCTTGAAAATCATTGACCgtaagaaaaatattttcaaactttCTCAAGGAGAATATGTGGCAGTTGAGAACTTAGAGAACATTTATGGTCTTGTTTCTGACATTGACTCA ATATGGGTTTACGGGAACAGCTTCGAGTCCTTCCTCGTTGCTGTGATTAACCCGAACCAGCAAGCACTTGAACGTTGGGCCGGAGAGAATAATATATCTGGTGACTTCAAGTCCATTTGTGAAAATCCAAGAGCAAAGGAATACATCTTGGGAGAGCTCAATAAGATTGGCAAAGAGAAAAAG TTGAAAGGTTTTGAGTTCATAAGAGCTGTTCACCTTGACCCAGAGGCATTTGACATAGAACGTGACCTTATTACTCCAACATATAAGAAAAAGAGACCCCAGTTGCTCAAATACTACCAG AGTGTTATTGATAACATGTACAAGGAAGGAAACAAGCCCAGGACCTGA